The Xenopus tropicalis strain Nigerian chromosome 2, UCB_Xtro_10.0, whole genome shotgun sequence genome window below encodes:
- the LOC116408818 gene encoding parathyroid hormone 4-like: MFLSQKYLQIVTFIGIMCFACLAASENTQNERSVAEAQLMHDKGKTIEEISRQRWLQGLLGSVHNPGRRNVPLIKNFRRDLRRLNEEQQRFSSIRNIRNLQYKQAILAHNKNLMERDP, translated from the exons aTGTTCCTATCTCAGAAGTACCTACAGATAGTTACTTTCATTGGCATCATGTGCTTTGCTTGTCTTGCTGCATCAGAGAACACCCAAAA TGAGAGATCAGTTGCAGAGGCTCAGCTAATGCACGACAAAGGAAAAACTATTGAAGAAATAAGTCGCCAGAGATGGCTACAAGGGTTGCTGGGAAGTGTTCACAACCCAGGTCGAAGAAATGTTCCCTTGATAAAGAATTTCCGCCGTGATTTACGCAGACTAAATGAAGAACAGCAAAGATTTAGCAGCATAAGGAACATCAGGAATCTGCAATATAAACAGGCAATTCTCGCGCACAATAAAAACCTAATGGAGCGGGATCCTTGA
- the srsf3 gene encoding serine/arginine-rich splicing factor 3 isoform X1, with protein sequence MVTDCASQTYREMNSDSSAMHRDSCPLDCKVYVGNLGNNGNKTELERAFGYYGPLRSVWVARNPPGFAFVEFEDPRDAADAVRELDGRTLCGCRVRVELSNGEKRSRNRGPPPSWNRRPRDDYRRRSPPPRRRSPRRRSFSRSRSRSLSRDRRRERSLSRERNHKPSRSFSRSRSRSRSNERK encoded by the exons ATGGTTACTGATTGCGCATCGCAGACCTACAGGGAGATGAACAGCGATTCCAGCG CCATGCATCGTGACTCCTGTCCCTTAGACTGTAAAGTCTATGTTGGTAATCTTGGAAACAATGGCAACAAGACAGAATTAGAAAGAGCTTTTGGCTATTACGGACCTCTGCGCAGTGTGTGGGTTGCAAGGAATCCTCCAGGGTTTGCTTTTGTAGAATTTGAAGATCCCCGTGATGCTGCAGATGCTGTTAGAGAGCTGGATGGAAG GACGCTATGTGGGTGCCGAGTTAGGGTCGAATTATCCAATGGTGAGAAAAGAAGCAGAAACAGAGGACCTCCCCCTTCATGGAACAGACGGCCCCGGGATGACTATCGTAGAAGAAGTCCACCACCAAGACGCAG ATCACCAAGGAGGAGAAGCTTTTCTCGTAGCCGTAGCAG gtCTCTTTCTAGAGATCGGAGGAGAGAAAGATCATTGTCCAGGGAAAGAAATCATAAGCCATCTCGCTCTTTTTCTCGATCAAGAAG CCGTTCTAGGTCCAATGAGCGAAAGTGA
- the srsf3 gene encoding serine/arginine-rich splicing factor 3 isoform X3: protein MHRDSCPLDCKVYVGNLGNNGNKTELERAFGYYGPLRSVWVARNPPGFAFVEFEDPRDAADAVRELDGRTLCGCRVRVELSNGEKRSRNRGPPPSWNRRPRDDYRRRSPPPRRRSPRRRSFSRSRSRDRRRERSLSRERNHKPSRSFSRSRSRSRSNERK, encoded by the exons ATGCATCGTGACTCCTGTCCCTTAGACTGTAAAGTCTATGTTGGTAATCTTGGAAACAATGGCAACAAGACAGAATTAGAAAGAGCTTTTGGCTATTACGGACCTCTGCGCAGTGTGTGGGTTGCAAGGAATCCTCCAGGGTTTGCTTTTGTAGAATTTGAAGATCCCCGTGATGCTGCAGATGCTGTTAGAGAGCTGGATGGAAG GACGCTATGTGGGTGCCGAGTTAGGGTCGAATTATCCAATGGTGAGAAAAGAAGCAGAAACAGAGGACCTCCCCCTTCATGGAACAGACGGCCCCGGGATGACTATCGTAGAAGAAGTCCACCACCAAGACGCAG ATCACCAAGGAGGAGAAGCTTTTCTCGTAGCCGTAGCAG AGATCGGAGGAGAGAAAGATCATTGTCCAGGGAAAGAAATCATAAGCCATCTCGCTCTTTTTCTCGATCAAGAAG CCGTTCTAGGTCCAATGAGCGAAAGTGA
- the srsf3 gene encoding serine/arginine-rich splicing factor 3: MHRDSCPLDCKVYVGNLGNNGNKTELERAFGYYGPLRSVWVARNPPGFAFVEFEDPRDAADAVRELDGRTLCGCRVRVELSNGEKRSRNRGPPPSWNRRPRDDYRRRSPPPRRRSPRRRSFSRSRSRSLSRDRRRERSLSRERNHKPSRSFSRSRSRSRSNERK; the protein is encoded by the exons ATGCATCGTGACTCCTGTCCCTTAGACTGTAAAGTCTATGTTGGTAATCTTGGAAACAATGGCAACAAGACAGAATTAGAAAGAGCTTTTGGCTATTACGGACCTCTGCGCAGTGTGTGGGTTGCAAGGAATCCTCCAGGGTTTGCTTTTGTAGAATTTGAAGATCCCCGTGATGCTGCAGATGCTGTTAGAGAGCTGGATGGAAG GACGCTATGTGGGTGCCGAGTTAGGGTCGAATTATCCAATGGTGAGAAAAGAAGCAGAAACAGAGGACCTCCCCCTTCATGGAACAGACGGCCCCGGGATGACTATCGTAGAAGAAGTCCACCACCAAGACGCAG ATCACCAAGGAGGAGAAGCTTTTCTCGTAGCCGTAGCAG gtCTCTTTCTAGAGATCGGAGGAGAGAAAGATCATTGTCCAGGGAAAGAAATCATAAGCCATCTCGCTCTTTTTCTCGATCAAGAAG CCGTTCTAGGTCCAATGAGCGAAAGTGA
- the srsf3 gene encoding serine/arginine-rich splicing factor 3 isoform X2, with product MVTDCASQTYREMNSDSSAMHRDSCPLDCKVYVGNLGNNGNKTELERAFGYYGPLRSVWVARNPPGFAFVEFEDPRDAADAVRELDGRTLCGCRVRVELSNGEKRSRNRGPPPSWNRRPRDDYRRRSPPPRRRSPRRRSFSRSRSRDRRRERSLSRERNHKPSRSFSRSRSRSRSNERK from the exons ATGGTTACTGATTGCGCATCGCAGACCTACAGGGAGATGAACAGCGATTCCAGCG CCATGCATCGTGACTCCTGTCCCTTAGACTGTAAAGTCTATGTTGGTAATCTTGGAAACAATGGCAACAAGACAGAATTAGAAAGAGCTTTTGGCTATTACGGACCTCTGCGCAGTGTGTGGGTTGCAAGGAATCCTCCAGGGTTTGCTTTTGTAGAATTTGAAGATCCCCGTGATGCTGCAGATGCTGTTAGAGAGCTGGATGGAAG GACGCTATGTGGGTGCCGAGTTAGGGTCGAATTATCCAATGGTGAGAAAAGAAGCAGAAACAGAGGACCTCCCCCTTCATGGAACAGACGGCCCCGGGATGACTATCGTAGAAGAAGTCCACCACCAAGACGCAG ATCACCAAGGAGGAGAAGCTTTTCTCGTAGCCGTAGCAG AGATCGGAGGAGAGAAAGATCATTGTCCAGGGAAAGAAATCATAAGCCATCTCGCTCTTTTTCTCGATCAAGAAG CCGTTCTAGGTCCAATGAGCGAAAGTGA